The Misgurnus anguillicaudatus chromosome 15, ASM2758022v2, whole genome shotgun sequence genome has a window encoding:
- the LOC141349684 gene encoding uncharacterized protein: protein MPLPSSAPGESSPDARSEELPSTSNSQTASATTLPQSDSSVELEGWVRLWEDSNGIPSADIPWLKEDSERGLFTPVQIYKDTKGVIQRRRVLKSDRMWFYPPEPPGFVSGGIPNPEAFFRRRFFFWHPIGVWRCSLKCPGVISALGPEATHTSPSLVTTYVYVTSAMCPVGTPWRQRWLPVDRASRPTGLGQVVSWVGGWHGTMPSWSS, encoded by the exons GGTGAGTCTTCGCCTGATGCTCGCTCCGAGGAGCTGCCATCGACCTCCAACAGCCAGACTGCGTCTGCCACCACCTTGCCGCAGAGTGACTCTTCT GTGGAGCTGGAAGGCTGGGTGCGGCTGTGGGAAGACTCCAATGGCATCCCATCTGCAGACATCCCTTGGCTAAAGGAGGACAGCGAGAGAGGCCTCTTTACGCCCGTCCAAATTTACAAGGACACCAAGGGTGTCATTCAAAGGCGCCGCGTCCTAAAGTCAGACCGGATGTGGTTTTACCCCCCTGAGCCACCCGGCTTCGTTAGTGGTGGCATCCCCAATCCAGAGGCCTTTTTCCGCCGCCGTTTTTTCTTCTGGCACCCCATCGGAGTGTGGCGGTGCTCCCTGAAGTGTCCCGGGGTGATAAGTGCGCTGGGGCCGGAGGCAACACATACCTCTCCAAGTCTGGTTACCACATACGT GTACGTCACATCTGCGATGTGTCCGGTTGGTACACCATGGCGACAGAGGTGGTTACCTGTGGACCGTGCCTCAAGGCCGACAGGGTTGGGGCAAGTGGTCTCATGGGTCGGTGGCTGGCATGGAACGATGCCATCCTGGAGCAGCTGA